Proteins from a single region of Paraglaciecola sp. T6c:
- a CDS encoding NAD(P)H-dependent flavin oxidoreductase — MTDFRVKTRITDMLGIEKPIIQAAMGWIARSQLSSAVSNAGGMGIIETSSGELDAIREEILKMRDLTDKPFGVNIAQAFVRDPKILDFIIDQGIRFVTTSAGDPTKYTTQLKEAGLTVFHVVPHLKGALKAVEAGVDGLIVEGGEGGGFKNADDVSSMVLIPQVCEAVNVPIVAAGGIMDGRSMAAAMALGAEGVLMGTRILSATESPVHQNWKNAIIDADSTDTVFLNRTGPGPALRALRTERSTRILNEGSANIFSEFQDTQAVYFGGDLEAGIALTGQVAGRIKETKSIRQIFDETMMEFGEVTGRLAALSNLLER; from the coding sequence ATGACAGACTTCAGAGTCAAAACACGCATCACAGATATGCTCGGTATTGAAAAACCCATCATACAAGCAGCAATGGGGTGGATTGCACGCTCACAGCTTTCATCTGCGGTATCGAACGCTGGCGGCATGGGCATAATCGAAACCAGCTCTGGGGAGCTTGATGCCATTCGCGAAGAAATTTTAAAGATGCGTGACCTAACCGACAAGCCTTTTGGTGTAAATATTGCTCAGGCGTTTGTTCGAGATCCTAAGATTTTGGATTTCATTATCGATCAAGGCATTAGGTTTGTAACCACCTCAGCGGGTGACCCAACAAAATACACCACCCAACTAAAAGAGGCTGGCCTCACCGTATTTCATGTTGTGCCGCACCTTAAAGGCGCATTAAAAGCGGTTGAAGCAGGCGTTGATGGGCTTATCGTTGAAGGCGGCGAAGGCGGCGGTTTCAAGAATGCGGATGACGTATCAAGTATGGTGCTTATTCCGCAAGTATGTGAAGCGGTAAACGTTCCTATTGTCGCAGCGGGGGGTATTATGGACGGGCGCAGTATGGCCGCCGCCATGGCATTAGGTGCAGAAGGGGTGCTTATGGGAACGCGTATTTTAAGCGCAACAGAAAGCCCGGTGCACCAGAACTGGAAAAACGCCATCATAGATGCCGATTCAACTGACACTGTGTTTCTTAATCGAACTGGTCCTGGCCCTGCCCTTCGTGCCCTGCGTACAGAACGTTCAACGCGTATTCTGAATGAAGGTTCAGCAAATATTTTCAGCGAATTTCAAGATACCCAAGCCGTATATTTCGGCGGTGACTTAGAAGCAGGAATAGCGCTAACAGGCCAAGTTGCAGGGCGGATAAAAGAAACAAAATCGATTAGGCAAATATTCGATGAAACAATGATGGAGTTTGGCGAAGTGACCGGACGTTTAGCCGCCTTAAGCAACCTATTAGAGCGTTAA
- a CDS encoding CmcJ/NvfI family oxidoreductase — translation MTTARVNYHVRRDVPQAFQFDVDGIVGNIISPELTPANVTVRDVRSQANAVNFSQDGIVFVEANTQVKDFEHGDSWKDLYEPELSNLLKHTIGAKGVVIFDHTVRVDDPNATRRPARNVHNDYSEAGVNRRLVDIVGAERAKEFQKGHYGFVNVWRPVAQPIMSSPLGFIRPSSMQLDDWMNIELIYPDRTGQILGVAENPEHEWFYQSHMRPDEAIIFNIYDNQGRPHLAHSALDMKEDGNVNVPRKSIETRTLIKY, via the coding sequence ATGACGACGGCAAGGGTTAATTATCACGTTAGACGTGATGTGCCTCAGGCTTTCCAATTTGATGTTGATGGTATTGTTGGCAATATTATTTCACCCGAGCTAACGCCAGCCAATGTAACGGTTCGTGATGTGCGCAGCCAAGCGAACGCGGTCAATTTTTCGCAAGATGGCATTGTGTTTGTTGAGGCGAATACTCAGGTAAAGGATTTTGAACATGGCGATAGTTGGAAAGACCTTTATGAGCCAGAGCTGAGCAATTTACTTAAGCATACTATTGGTGCAAAAGGCGTGGTGATTTTTGATCACACAGTGCGAGTTGATGACCCAAACGCTACCCGCCGACCTGCGCGTAATGTGCATAATGATTACAGCGAGGCGGGCGTTAATAGACGTTTGGTTGACATAGTGGGGGCAGAGCGCGCCAAAGAATTTCAAAAAGGGCATTATGGCTTTGTGAATGTGTGGCGCCCCGTTGCGCAACCGATAATGTCATCGCCACTTGGCTTTATTCGCCCAAGCTCTATGCAGTTGGATGATTGGATGAACATCGAGTTGATTTACCCTGACCGCACTGGGCAAATATTAGGGGTGGCCGAAAACCCTGAGCATGAGTGGTTTTATCAATCACACATGAGACCCGATGAAGCGATTATATTCAATATATATGATAACCAAGGGCGGCCACATTTAGCGCACAGCGCACTGGATATGAAAGAGGACGGGAAC